CAGGCAGGTGCCACCGAAGCGGCCCTTTTCAATGATGGCAATCTTCTTATCGTGAAAATCGCGGTTGGCAATGGAGTTGCCGGAACCGGTGCCAATGATGATGAGGTCGTAGTGTTCCTCAGCGGCCGGAGTATTTGCTGTATCAATTGTGGTCATATTTGTACCTTAATCCATGTGTCCAATTTGGGTATTTATTCTGGTGTGGGCGCTTCCACAATGGTGGGAAGCCACGCATCGCACGCCGCGAAGGCCTCTTCTAAGGGGTGGGGGAGGGATAAAAAGACATCGTGGCGCGCGCCTTCGATGGAACGCAGCGTGTAGTGCGCATTGAGCTCTTTTGCCCACCGTCGGGTCTGTGCGACATCGATGATGCAATCGGCATGATTGACCGCATCGCAGTAGGGCGTGCCCAATAGCGAGCGGGTAGATTGCAGCGTCAATACGGGGACCCCGGCATTAATGCGGCCGCTGTGTATGGCGTCAAAACCGTGGAAGACGGCGGCCAGCCAGCCGATATATTTCTTATGCCCGGCTAATGGTTTCAGGCTGAGGTCGTAGTCCCACTCGCCGTAGAAGTCGCTGTGCACCGATTCGCCATAGGCAGTGAGGTTGCCCCCAGGCAAGGCGATCTTGGGTGCGATCTTGGCGGTGGAGTATATCGCCGGCTTCAGCGCTGATACGGCCCAGCTGGGAACGTCCATCATGTCCAGCCAGGGGCTATTGAGGATGAGGCCCTTCAGGCGGGAGAAGCGCTCCGCGTCATGGCGGCGTAAGAAGTCCATCCACAGCGGCGCAATCAGGCCACCGGTGGAGTGGGAGATAACGATTACCTCGTCGTTTGTAATGGCATCGAGGGCTGCGGAAAGATCCGCGTTATATAAGGACAAGTCCGAAACGTAGTGCCAGGACTGGCCCGGGCGGTGCGATCGGCCGCATTTGCGCAGGTCAACCGCGTAGAAGTCATAGCCTTGTGCCGCGAAGTGCTGTGCGACGTGCGTTTGGAAGAAGTAGTCAGTCATCCCGTGCAGCCATACCAAGGCCGGGCGGGAAGTGGCAGAAGGCGAAGAAGGATCGGCGGGGCCCGAATCCGTGGAGCCTGCGGCCGAGCCTGGCGCATAGCGGRCGAGGGKGGKGACAATATCCCCCTCGCCATCGGGATCGGGGCCAAGGTCGAGGGTGGCTGATTGAAAATCGGGGCCGAGGATATCGGGCCCCCATGACGGAGTTGCTGTAGCCATGACACGAGTCTAGTCAACAGTTGGTCGTCACTACGGTAGCTGCGTGACCTGCCATTATTTCAGTGAAATGTGAACTGTATAACAGGTCGCCCCATATTGTGGTGACCAGGGTGGGGGAGAAAAACCAATCGAGAAAAGAAAAGCGTAAGGTAAGGCGTTAATGCGTGACACATCGGCAGGTTGGCTGTGCACAACAGTCGCGGTGTGGGGCGCAAAGCGCTTAAAATATATGGTGCAGAACGCGCCGATGTATATAAATTTTCAATTCGAAGAGGTTATAACACAGTGTCCTCAGCAAAGAAGACAGCACAAGTTGTAGATGAGGTCGATGTCGCACTGGTCGGTGCCGGCATCATGAGCGCCACTCTGGGCGCTATGCTCCGCGAGTTGGAGCCGAGCTGGACCCAGATGATCTTTGAGCGCCTTGATGGCCCCGCCCTGGAATCCTCCTCGCCGTGGAATAACGCTGGTACCGGCCACTCCGCCCTGTGCGAGCTCAACTACACACCAGAGA
This is a stretch of genomic DNA from Corynebacterium accolens. It encodes these proteins:
- a CDS encoding alpha/beta hydrolase, which produces MATATPSWGPDILGPDFQSATLDLGPDPDGEGDIVXXLXRYAPGSAAGSTDSGPADPSSPSATSRPALVWLHGMTDYFFQTHVAQHFAAQGYDFYAVDLRKCGRSHRPGQSWHYVSDLSLYNADLSAALDAITNDEVIVISHSTGGLIAPLWMDFLRRHDAERFSRLKGLILNSPWLDMMDVPSWAVSALKPAIYSTAKIAPKIALPGGNLTAYGESVHSDFYGEWDYDLSLKPLAGHKKYIGWLAAVFHGFDAIHSGRINAGVPVLTLQSTRSLLGTPYCDAVNHADCIIDVAQTRRWAKELNAHYTLRSIEGARHDVFLSLPHPLEEAFAACDAWLPTIVEAPTPE